A part of Dermacentor variabilis isolate Ectoservices chromosome 10, ASM5094787v1, whole genome shotgun sequence genomic DNA contains:
- the Hil gene encoding peptidase hillarin isoform X2, with protein MEVLVDPETQRTLEMRHRLEEDDLYRQFAKKRQEEEHHITHQIQEEWEKELERLTYRYQQEMRRKKQRLITSEEERLLTVRHQKEKEDLEKNMTIKLDRKKESLTRKLLEQERAATADLVEKHSEEMLNLINEKRDELIRREGEEFTNDEINPYPSHPPPPTPASISKTDIYTDPEVFSELDQIAINVAQADQQTFTDLVRQLICSCVSDVEKARTIFRWITVKNLNTMHFDENVIADTPMGILRGIKHGTESYHVLFKRLCSYAGLHCVVIKGYSKSAGYQPGVRFEDNRFRNSWNAVYVAGAWRFVQCNWGARHLVNAKEVPKPGSKGKSDSLRYEYDDHYFLTDAREFIYEFFPLQPEWQLLKRPISLREFEELPFVRSLFFRYGLYFPDADTKATLYTDSTGAATVRIGMPEDMSHSLIFHYNLKFYDSDRDSFDGVSLKRFVMQSMVGNVVAFRVHAPCSGALLLDVFANAVTPREYLTGEPMKFKSVCKFKIVCEDLQTVMVPLPDCASGEWGPMKATRLFGLVPETHEDALIFSSRELEVRFRMTRPLTDFMATLHKNGVEEKKLSKFVSHTVHDDLVTFFLAFPDDGQYGMDIYTREMNGEIETGEKHLLTHCCKYLINVSK; from the exons ATGGAGGTTTTGGTT GATCCAGAAACGCAACGGACGTTAGAGATGCGACATCGACTCGAGGAGGACGACCTCTACCGGCAGTTTGCCAAAAAGCGACAAGAAGAAGAGCACCATATCACGCACCAAATTCAG GAAGAGTGGGAGAAGGAGCTCGAGCGGCTCACGTACCGCTACCAGCAGGAGATGCGGCGCAAGAAGCAGCGGCTCATCACCAGCGAGGAAGAGCGGCTCCTCACCGTGCGCCACCAGAAGGAGAAGGAGGACCTCGAGAAGAACATGACCATCAAGCTGGACCGCAAGAAGGAGTCGCTCACGCGCAAGCTGCTCGAGCAGGAGCGAGCCGCCACCGCCGACCTCGTCGAGAAGCACAGCGAGGAGATGCTCAACCTCATCAACGAGAAGAGGGACGAGCTCATACGG CGAGAAGGCGAGGAGTTCACGAACGACGAAATCAACCCATACCCGAGTCATCCACCACCGCCGACGCCGGCATCCATCTCCAAGACGGACATCTACACCGACCCCGAGGTGTTTTCGGAACTCGACCAGATCGCGATAAAC GTGGCTCAAGCGGACCAGCAGACATTCACGGACCTGGTGCGGCAGTTAATATGCAGCTGCGTGTCGGACGTTGAGAAGGCGAG GACGATATTCCGGTGGATCACCGTCAAGAACCTGAACACGATGCACTTCGACGAGAACGTGATCGCGGACACGCCCATGGGCATTCTCAGGGGGATCAAGCACGGCACCGAGAGCTATCACGTGCTGTTCAAGAGGCTCTGCAG CTACGCGGGCCTGCACTGTGTGGTCATCAAGGGCTACTCCAAGAGCGCCGGCTACCAGCCCGGCGTGCGGTTCGAGGACAACCGGTTCCGCAATTCCTGGAACGCTGTGTACGTCGCCGGGGCCTGGCGGTTCGTCCAGTGCAACTGGGGCGCCCGCCACCTGGTCAACGCCAAGGAGGTGCCCAAGCCGGGCAGCAAGGGCAAGTCCGACTCGCTCCGCTACGAGTACGATGACCACTACTTCCTCACCGACGCCCGCGAGTTCATCTACGAGTTCTTCCCGCTTCAGCCCGAGTGGCAGCTGCTCAAGAGGCCCATCTCGCTGCGCGAGTTCGAGGAGCTTCCGTTCGTGCGGTCGCTCTTCTTCCGGTACGGCCTGTACTTCCCGGACGCCGACACCAAGGCCACCCTGTACACGGACAGCACGGGCGCCGCCACGGTGCGGATCGGCATGCCGGAGGACATGTCGCACAGCCTCATCTTCCACTACAACCTCAAGTTCTACGACAGCGACCGCGACTCCTTCGACGGCGTCAGCCTGAAGCGGTTCGTCATGCAGAGCATGGTCGGCAACGTGGTCGCCTTCCGGGTGCACGCCCCGTGCTCGGGCGCCCTCCTGCTGGACGTGTTCGCCAACGCGGTCACGCCGCGCGAGTACCTCACGGGCGAGCCGATGAAGTTCAAGAGCGTGTGCAAGTTCAAGATCGTCTGCGAAGACCTGCAAACGGTCATGGTACCACTGCCCGACTGTGCCTCCGGCGAGTGGGGGCCCATGAAGGCGACGCGTCTCTTCGGCCTCGTGCCGGAGACTCACGAGGACGCGCTCATCTTCTCCTCGAGGGAACTGGAGGTGCGGTTCCGCATGACGCGGCCGCTGACCGACTTCATGGCGACCCTGCACAAGAACGGCGTCGAGGAGAAGAAGCTCTCCAAGTTCGTCTCGCACACGGTGCACGATGACCTGGTCACTTTCTTCCTGGCCTTCCCGGACGACGGCCAGTACGGCATGGACATCTACACGCGAGAGATGAACGGCGAGATAGAGACCGGAGAGAAGCACTTGCTGACGCACTGTTGCAAGTATCTCATCAACGTCTCCAAATGA